One genomic segment of Methanothermobacter wolfeii includes these proteins:
- a CDS encoding archease, giving the protein MKRFEFFEVTADAGYWAYGHTLEEVFENAALAMFEIMTDTSLVAREEIRKIEVRSEDEVSLLYDWLDELLFLHDTEFILFSKFNVKIDETADGFKLRGTAAGERIKEKHEKRDEVKAVTFHLMEITSEDGLMKARVILDL; this is encoded by the coding sequence ATGAAGAGGTTTGAATTCTTTGAAGTCACCGCGGATGCCGGTTACTGGGCATACGGACATACCCTTGAAGAGGTATTCGAAAACGCTGCCCTTGCAATGTTCGAAATAATGACGGACACCTCACTTGTGGCCAGGGAGGAGATAAGGAAAATTGAAGTCCGGTCTGAGGATGAAGTCTCACTGCTCTATGACTGGCTCGATGAACTGCTCTTCCTCCATGACACTGAATTTATTTTATTCAGTAAGTTCAATGTTAAAATAGATGAAACAGCTGATGGTTTTAAACTGCGGGGAACCGCAGCCGGCGAGAGGATAAAGGAAAAACATGAAAAAAGAGATGAGGTCAAGGCCGTCACATTCCACCTCATGGAAATAACATCTGAAGACGGTCTTATGAAGGCAAGGGTGATTCTTGACCTTTAA
- the mtnP gene encoding S-methyl-5'-thioadenosine phosphorylase encodes MIGIIGGTGVYEIVHHGRIKSRKTIRTPYGESPEISLFRLHDREVAFIPRHSPGHDSPPHMVNYRANIWALKELGVRQIIATNAVGSLDRNIKPGDLVVPHDFIDFTYSRPSTFYDERTVHVDMTEPYCSDIRSALTASSAAIDGGVYVCTEGPRFETPAEIKMFQVLGGTLVGMTGIPEAVLARELEMCYASICLVSNYAASISPTRLTIKEVFEVMEKRKEDLVGVIEDAVKRLDHDPSCPCQNALEGADVDEV; translated from the coding sequence ATGATAGGAATCATCGGAGGTACAGGGGTATACGAGATAGTACACCACGGCAGGATAAAGAGCCGGAAGACCATCAGGACACCCTACGGTGAAAGCCCTGAAATATCACTCTTCAGGCTCCACGACAGGGAGGTCGCCTTCATACCGAGGCACTCCCCGGGACATGACAGCCCACCGCACATGGTCAACTACCGCGCAAACATCTGGGCCCTTAAAGAACTGGGTGTCAGGCAGATAATAGCAACCAACGCCGTCGGCTCACTGGACAGAAACATAAAACCCGGGGACCTGGTCGTCCCCCATGACTTCATCGACTTCACATATTCCCGTCCATCAACATTCTATGATGAACGGACCGTGCACGTGGATATGACGGAACCCTACTGCAGCGACATCCGATCCGCACTGACCGCTTCATCAGCCGCCATTGATGGTGGAGTGTATGTATGTACAGAGGGGCCGAGGTTTGAAACCCCGGCAGAGATAAAGATGTTCCAGGTCCTTGGAGGCACCCTCGTCGGCATGACGGGTATCCCGGAGGCCGTGCTTGCAAGGGAGCTTGAGATGTGCTATGCAAGCATATGCCTTGTATCAAACTATGCCGCTTCAATATCACCCACTAGGCTAACCATCAAGGAGGTCTTTGAGGTGATGGAGAAAAGGAAGGAGGACCTTGTGGGGGTCATTGAGGATGCTGTTAAGCGACTGGACCATGACCCCTCATGTCCCTGCCAGAACGCCCTGGAGGGTGCTGATGTCGATGAAGTGTGA
- a CDS encoding RtcB family protein encodes MEVREELVKVRDSVWEVPTSYKKGMRVPGRIFLKEEALKDLERGAVDQVANVACLPSIQKFSIGLPDIHFGYGFSIGGVAAFSSRTGVISPGGVGFDINCGVRMVRTNLDHSEVRAKIKELVNTLFRNVPSGVGSKGKIRLRPGEIDEVLENGAEWAVENGYGWEQDLKFLEENGKMDEADPDKVSDKAKKRGIPQLGSLGSGNHFLEVQMVDEIYDEGVAEAFGITPGKVAVMIHSGSRGCGHQVCSDYLRVMDKAYRRYKINLPDRQLACAPVDSDEARDYFQAMAAAANYAWANRQMIVHWVRESFESIFGMSAEDMEMEIVYDVAHNIAKKEVHTIKGRETEVFVHRKGATRAFGPGRKELPSEYRSTGQPVIIPGTMGTSSYLLHGTEVAMEETFGSTAHGAGRKMSRAGAKKTYRGEAVQKNLESQGIYVKATSMPVVAEEAPGAYKDVDIVVKTAHETGISRMVARMVPLGVAKG; translated from the coding sequence ATGGAAGTAAGGGAAGAACTTGTTAAGGTTAGAGATTCTGTATGGGAAGTTCCAACATCATACAAGAAGGGAATGAGGGTTCCTGGAAGGATTTTCCTGAAGGAAGAGGCCCTGAAGGACCTTGAAAGGGGTGCTGTTGACCAGGTTGCCAACGTGGCCTGCCTCCCCAGCATCCAGAAATTCTCGATAGGACTGCCGGATATACACTTCGGATACGGATTCAGCATCGGGGGCGTGGCAGCCTTCAGCAGCCGTACAGGAGTTATAAGTCCCGGGGGAGTGGGTTTTGACATAAACTGTGGTGTCAGGATGGTCAGGACAAACCTTGACCATTCTGAGGTCCGTGCAAAGATAAAGGAGCTTGTAAACACACTCTTCAGGAACGTTCCCTCAGGGGTTGGCAGCAAGGGCAAGATAAGATTAAGGCCCGGTGAAATCGACGAGGTCCTTGAAAATGGTGCTGAATGGGCTGTTGAAAACGGATATGGCTGGGAACAGGACCTTAAATTCCTTGAAGAAAACGGTAAAATGGATGAGGCAGACCCTGATAAGGTCAGTGATAAGGCAAAGAAGAGGGGGATACCCCAGCTCGGATCCCTCGGGTCAGGGAACCACTTCCTTGAGGTCCAGATGGTGGATGAAATATATGATGAGGGGGTTGCAGAGGCCTTCGGCATAACCCCCGGAAAGGTAGCCGTGATGATACATTCAGGTTCCCGTGGATGCGGCCATCAGGTGTGTTCAGATTACCTCAGGGTAATGGACAAGGCCTACAGGCGGTACAAGATAAACCTTCCCGACAGGCAGCTTGCATGCGCCCCTGTGGATTCAGATGAGGCCAGGGACTACTTCCAGGCAATGGCCGCTGCAGCAAACTATGCATGGGCGAACCGTCAGATGATAGTCCACTGGGTCAGGGAGTCCTTTGAAAGCATCTTCGGTATGAGTGCAGAGGACATGGAGATGGAGATAGTCTATGACGTCGCCCATAACATAGCCAAAAAGGAGGTTCACACAATAAAAGGGCGTGAAACAGAGGTCTTCGTCCACCGGAAGGGCGCTACAAGGGCCTTCGGACCCGGAAGGAAGGAGCTGCCATCAGAGTACAGGAGCACGGGTCAGCCCGTGATAATCCCCGGCACCATGGGCACATCATCCTATCTCCTTCACGGTACAGAGGTTGCCATGGAGGAAACCTTCGGTTCAACAGCCCACGGGGCCGGAAGGAAGATGAGCCGTGCCGGTGCAAAAAAGACCTACCGTGGAGAGGCCGTCCAGAAGAACCTTGAAAGTCAGGGGATATATGTGAAGGCCACATCCATGCCCGTGGTGGCAGAGGAAGCCCCTGGAGCATACAAGGACGTTGATATTGTGGTTAAAACAGCTCATGAGACAGGAATATCCCGTATGGTGGCCAGGATGGTCCCGCTTGGTGTTGCAAAGGGATAA
- a CDS encoding flavodoxin family protein, which translates to MKVLMICASPRKKSNTMMVLERCARAIEERGVETEMVSLRKMNIESCRACLSCAKEHRCKIDDGLNEIIEKIKESEGFIVASPVYFGTARGDIMSALQRIGMVSRVSDNFLSWKVGGPIAVARRGGHTATIQEMLMFYFINDMIVPGSTYWNMVFGWAPGEVEDDTEGMETVERFGENVAELIKRIHD; encoded by the coding sequence ATGAAGGTTTTAATGATATGTGCAAGTCCCAGGAAGAAGAGCAACACCATGATGGTCCTTGAAAGGTGTGCTCGGGCAATAGAGGAGAGGGGTGTTGAAACAGAGATGGTATCCCTGCGGAAGATGAATATAGAATCCTGCAGGGCATGTCTGAGCTGTGCAAAAGAACACAGGTGCAAGATAGATGACGGTCTCAATGAAATAATCGAGAAGATAAAGGAATCAGAGGGTTTCATAGTTGCAAGCCCTGTCTATTTCGGCACGGCCAGGGGAGATATCATGTCAGCCCTCCAGAGGATCGGAATGGTTTCAAGGGTCTCGGATAACTTCCTCAGCTGGAAGGTCGGCGGCCCCATCGCCGTTGCAAGGAGGGGTGGGCATACAGCCACAATACAGGAGATGCTAATGTTCTACTTTATAAATGACATGATAGTTCCAGGTTCAACCTACTGGAACATGGTGTTTGGCTGGGCCCCGGGTGAAGTTGAGGATGACACCGAGGGTATGGAAACCGTTGAACGCTTCGGTGAAAACGTTGCCGAACTCATAAAGAGGATACATGATTAG